GGGGGGCACCAAGGTGGGGCAGGCTCTGTGCCAGTGATGTCTGTTCTCAGCCTGGGCCCTTGAGGGTCTCCATTGCAGGGAATGGAAGGTTAAACCCTGCAGGTGTATTTAGGGTTAGACACTGGAATCTGTGCTGTTGGGTCTGGTGTTGTCTCTCCCAGCTCCAGTCTCTTCTCACCCCTGGCACATGTAAAGCACAAGCTTTTCCTGAGACCCTTTATCCTGTGCTAAACCCAACcccattaaaatgaaatggcAGACTGAGGTTGAGGGCAGCTCAGGAGTCATCTGTGCAGTCACTTCCACAGCACACGAGTAACTCCCCATAAACTGCTCTTGATAGACCCTTTCCTGACTTAGTCCTGCAATGGCAGTCTCACCAGTCTGCCCATACAACTTACTTTGGTGCTGCCCTAACCAGCAGTGTTCCGTAACAGCCAGTCCTGACTGCTGTGGGAGCCTTTTGCTTTACTCCATGCACATGGAGAACACCAGCGAGTTGTTGAGTCCTCAGGAACACCCAGTCTCTTAGCTTCTTTTCCAGCAATGGAGGAAGGTGATGACACCGAgacttgtttttccttcctctagATGAGGTTTGTCCATCTCACGTAGCCAGACGAGAAAGACTTTTGGTCACCAAAAGCCTGAGCTATTGTTTCATAGATGAAAAGCCAGAGCTTTCTCCCCCTGGTTCCTAGGGCACACAGGGGTGACAGTGATCAGCACTGTCAGCACAGCAGGCTGGAGTTTGCTCTGACTCTCATTGTTGCTTCTGTCTCCAGGCAATCATCAACAGCACCATCACCCCCAACATGACCTTCACCAAGACATCCCAGAAGTTTGGGCAGTGGGCAGACAGCCGAGCCAACACCGTGTACGGGTTGGGCTTTGCTTCCGAGCAGCATCTCTCCCAGGTaatgctgcaggtgctgcaggaagCTGATACCAACAGGGGAAATGCCCCTGAAACTCTGAAGGGGAGATAAGCAGACTTGAGGAACCTGCTGTAATGCTGTTCCTAGCATCTTTGTATCTCCTATCAGCTTTTAGCACAGTGGGAAGAGCTTTAAAGTAACATTTTCAGGGTGGTTTTGAACATCACAAATCAAATCAGGACTTGAGGCTCAatttctgtcactgctgtttAGCTAAGCCCACTGAGTGCCAGACCCGTGGCCAGGAAGGGGCTATTCACTGAATTGTGTTGCTAACAGCATGTTGGATGGAGCTGCAAAGGGAGGAGGACCCAGGCCTCAGTTCTGATGAGTTCCACATGTTGTCAGAGCCCTGGAGTGACTCTTCTGCTCCCCTCTAGTTTGCAGAGAAGTTCCAGGAAGTGAAGGAAGCAGCTCGTCTGGCGAGGGAGAAATCCCAGGATAAAACAGAGCTGACCAACCCTGCCCTGAGCATCACATCTCACCAGGTAATGCTGAGTGATGGCAGCCAAGGGGAACGGCCACTGTGCCCATCTCCTCCAGTAACTTCTGCCTTCCACCCCTTCCTAAGAGCTTCCTTGCCATACACTGAGGATGGAGCTTCACACTTTGATGGCACCTGTGGCCCTGAGCTCACTGCTCCAGCTCATGAAGCACATTAACAAATGAGTGCTCAAATGGAGCTCATGGGAAAGTTCACCCCCCTCCCTCTTTGGTAGTTAAACTGGAAACCAGTTGATGTCTATTGAGGCCAtgctgggctggggggggttgCCCATGAGGGTCCATGGAAAGACAAAGTGATTTCCTAGAGCTGGTGACTGAGGAGTGCTGGCCagacttctctttctgtttccattgtggaggagaagctgtgctgtgagagcaggaacCACACTCCTCTTGGGAGCTCTCCCCTAAGGTAGCACTGCTGTCTGACAGCCACTCATTCCAGCTTCTTTTTCCAAGGACACCAAGCCACAAAGCTTAAGCCCATCACAGATGGTTTTCACATGCACTTGTCAGCTTTCTCCCTGTGTAGctaaaccagcagcagcagtgggatggaGGGAGAGGATAGGCTGTGGAGAGCTCTGTACTGCTTTTTCCCATGATGAAGCAGCTCCCAGATAGTTCCATCCAGAGGTGATTCTGCATTTCCCAGCACTCCTGGCAGTAGGAGAGGATCTGTAGGTTGGAGGACATGGAGTTCTCTGGGTTGAATACAGATGGAGcggcagcagaggaggaggagggagtgtGATGGTATCTCGGCCTGcaggaaagggagggggaagtgGAGGTAGTGGCTCTGTGGAGACTGGAAATGTCATGTGGGGGGcaaaaatgatgaaaatctGCCCAGCTTTTGGCTCCTGGAACTCAAAGCTCATCCTAATGGGTGGCAAATGGCAAAGGGACTAGAGTAGAGCATTGGTGGCACAATCAGTGTTAGGTAAAAGGCTCTGGTCAGTCGTGGTGCAGATCCCTGGCCAGAAGGTggaggctgggagcagagatGCTCCCTCTTCAACTGTTTACCCCAGCAGAGCTCATCAGGTGCCACAACAGGACATGTTCATCTCCCCTGTGCTGCGGTGGCAGCTTGCAGCAGAAGGGATGAGGAGCTCAGAGAAGGAAGGTGACCTTCACTTCACTCTTCCCATTGAGCCTGTCTCAAGTCTCAGTGGCCAGCATGCTGTGTCCCCTGCCATGAGAGCATGCAGGTCttgtcctgcagctcctgctttctCCAGCCTGTACATAAATGGGCCCCTCTCCCATTCTCCAGCTGTCCCACTGATTCCCAGTCTGTGCATTAGTGGAGCTTCAAATGTGAGTTTCATCCTTGAATAATTGattgtgtttctgtttgcaaGTGAGCAGAGAGCAGATCTGTCTCCTGAAATTAAATCAGGgcttcctccttttctgcatCTGCACTAGTTTACTCAGGCTTTAGATTTCCAGAGCTGGGCAAATCCCAGGATAGAAGCTCTCTTCTGTCCTCTAGTAGCTTTTAGGCTACATCCCATTTGGCATCTGCAGCACAGAGTATGTCACTGGGGATAATGTAAGCAACCAAACAGTATGCAGCATCTTCAGCTGGACTCACAGAGCTTCAACACACAAAAAGAAGCttctgccccttccctgcctcagtttccccaccttGTGTAAAGgtgaggcagggctgtgctttaCAGGTCTCACATCTCAGTCTCTGCAAGGCTTCGTGAAGCTGGTGTTTAATACATCATGGCCATGTCTGGCTCTATTTATAGGTGTCAGCCGACTCCAAAGCAGGTGCCTGTCCCTACCACAGGCATTTGAGGGCTACCTATGAACTCCAGTAGCAGCCTGGGCTCACAGCTCCCTGCTTAGGAGCCCAGAGACTCATTGCTCAGAGTCATTTATAGCTCAGTTTGCCCTGTCAGTGCCAAGCTGCTTCCCTGCTGGGAGAGGAGATCATGTAGGAAAGGTCTTGTGGAGGGGCTGGAGGCTATGAAGTCTGCTTTGCCTTCTGCATGttcatctctgctctgctgtcagtTGTCTCTGCTCGCTCTGATGCATGCAGGAATCTGGAGCCATAGACAAGGAGATACTTTGGTGCAGAGACTGTGAGTGTCTTCTCTCACACCTTTGGAAACTGGGTGCCACAGTCACCTGAGCAATAGCAGAGTTTCCTTCCCTTGAGCCTGAGACACACATTCCCAATGGCACCTGGTGTCTTAACTCAAGGTCCAGAAGCTGGGCTTGACTGAACCCAGGTCTGGCAGCTCTGTGGTTAGTTTAAGTCTTTCCACTGCTCCGAGAACCAGCAGGAAAATCCTCTTAAGAATCCAACAAAGCCCTGGGACAGGCActtgagcagctccagtgtgtgCTGGGTTCCAGCCGGTGACACCCTGGCATTGCCAAGGGGAAGCTGAGGGCCAGAGAATTGAGTTGCTCAGgttgggaggaggaagagctggtGCCTGCAGGCTGTGAGCCCTCCTGCTCAGCCTGTCTGTGCACTGGGATCGCTGCTCCGGTGTGGCATGGACACAGGGAAAGGGaggatgcagcagcactgagctccCTGTCCAAGAGAGCTGAGCCAGACCTGAGGATCTTTGCCACCCCTTGGCATGTAGACAAGCACGACCTGAGAGTTAGGACTGAAAGCCAGTGCTCCTCACTGCTCAGTGCAGGGGCTCACAACTAGCCCTGTGAACCTGGGCTGTGGGTGAGTTTGCTGTGGGTCTCACTGCTGTGTGCTAACCACTCTTCTTCATCCCCAGGTACTTCCCAGCCCCATCATCAGCTCCAATGGGCCAGGAGAAGATAAACTATTCCGAAGCCAAAGTGCCGACGTGGAGGTAACAACGGAGAAGGAGCGGCTGAAGAAGATGCTCTCTGAAGGGTGAGGCAGGAGTTGGTGCATGTTCCTGTCATCCCAAATGCTTTTGAACCAATGCTGCTACTTCAGGTGGCTGGATAATGTCCcatgtctgctgctgctctaaCCCTCCTGCTCTAACCCCTCTTCTCCAGTAGGAAGTTATTCCAGGTGGAGGTGAAATCCGCTGCTCAGGCAGCGTGGGAAGGATGCTCTGTGCCCGCAGCAGGGCTGAGTCCATGCCAGTTAGATCAGATCAGTGGTTTGTGATAACCAGAAGATGCTCACACTTTTCCAGCTGGCCCAGGGCTACGTTTGTGTTAATTCCCCTGATGATACCAGTAAAGCCTCCGCTGCTTCCGCTCTTTGTCTGTTCAAAGGCTCTGGCTGGATTCTGCCCCATGATTCCCCTTTAGCTCCCAGCTGAACACTTAAgggtatttttaaatcaaagcaagTGTTCTTTGCTACCCTCTCCTGAGGCTGGGCTGGAAGGGCTTTTGTCAGAGCAAGCTCAGCTGTGACAAGGATGTAAAACCCAGATTCACAGTCCCACGTTATGAAGCTCCTTTATAGTAGCTGTACCTCCCTTCCCCTCTTCATCTCACAGTGTGGATTCTGCAGTTTCCAGCCAGCACACAGGGCCTCAAATACTATCCAGGGGTAAAGAGATGCAGATTCAGGCCTGGCAGAAGCATTTCCATTTGGGAAGTGGTATGAAAACTGCATAGAAAACCCTGCACTTCCAGGAGCTCTGTTCGGTGCACATGAGCACAGAGGGAAGAGCTCTTCATGCTTGACTCTCCTGTGCTCTCCTGACCACTTGCCCTATTCTCTCACCCAGTTCTGTGAGTGAGGTCCAGTGGGAGGCCGAGTTCTTCAGCCTCCAGGACAACAACAACAAGCTCGTGGCTGCTCTCCACGAAGCCAACGCCAACGTGGACCAGTGGAAGAAGCAGTTGGCTGCTTACCAGGAGGAGACGGAAACGCTGCGGCAGCGGGTGAGCACCGGAGGggctttgcagagcaggtcagagGAAGCCCCTTCCCAGAGGCAGATGGTGCCCTTGACCCCATTCTCTCTTCAGTTTGCACGGGTGTCagcaggagatgggatggaAATCCAGGATGCTGCATGAGCCTGGCAGGGAAACATGTCAAGGAATAAGGCCAAGTAACTAGGGAGCTCTCACAAGAGCTCCTGTTTTCTGCAGAGCAAGTGGGGACTGTGCTGTGTCCCCATGATTAGAAGGAGGAAACCAGGGCACAAAGTCAAAGCATACCagcttttcttcccatttccagGGGGTGGTTCCCAGCTGCCAGCAATACTGAGTGAGGTCCATGCCCCCCTTAGCTGAGCATCAGCACAGTCTTCTGCCTTTTGACAGGAAGGATGAAGGTTCCTCTGTCTGCTATAATTAGCTGACATCCAGGCTGCAGCATCACGAAACTCGGGTGGTGCAGTACAAACAAGCCCTTGTTTGGTTGGAATAATAGGATCTTTTGACCTACATAAGGTCAGAGAGGTCCCGGATCAAGTGAGGAGGCCTGGGTGCATCTGGGCAGAGGAGTGACAGTCACACGGCTGGGTTGGGAAAGGGGTTTGGAACAGTTGGGGTTCTGGGAGCTGTTCCCACTCGATGGCTGTTGTGTGGCCAGTTCCCAGGATGCAGCCATGCCCCAGGATTCATCCTGCCCACTGGTGGTTCTCAGTCTTGGAGTCACACAGTAGAAGAGCTGCACACCACAAAcgttctgctctgcagcaggagcccttggttgtgtgtgtgcattttaaaCATGAATCCTCTTCCTGGGCTGAATTCATCAGCAATGGGGCAAATCCTTCCTCCAAGCTCTGCTGGGGTTGAGCTGCAGCAACTCCCTTGCTCTGCCCAGGGATGTAAGTGGTGTTGCCATCGCTTTGCACTGTAGGCTCCTATGCTTGATGTCAGCCAGCTGAACGTTGCTGGAAGTGCAAAGCTGCAGGGGAAAGCAGGGTCTCTAGGCTGAGCTTTGCCACAGAGGGTTTCTGTGCGATCTGGGCAGAGCAGAAGAGACGTTTTTCCTCCCtggggtgggagctgctgccctgttCCAACCTGGTTGGGTTTGCAAGGAAGCCAGACCATGATGGAGGGTGACTGAGGACATTCCTGTATCTCTGAGCATGCTTCCCCTGTGCTTGCTTCCATGTAGGTGGCAGAACTGGAGTCACAGGGCACTCAGGATTCCTCCAGTGAGAACAACAAGGAAGAGCTAAACCAAAccctggaggagctggaacTACTGATCAAGGCTAAAGATGAGGTAATGCAccacaaagcagagcaaagccTGAAGCTGGGAGGCCCATCAGTCACCAACATGCTGTTTGTCATTACAGCTTGAatgagagggg
The DNA window shown above is from Melopsittacus undulatus isolate bMelUnd1 chromosome 19, bMelUnd1.mat.Z, whole genome shotgun sequence and carries:
- the HOMER3 gene encoding homer protein homolog 3; amino-acid sequence: MGEQPIFSTRAHVFQIDPATKRNWIPASKHALTVSYFFDATRNVYRIISVGGTKAIINSTITPNMTFTKTSQKFGQWADSRANTVYGLGFASEQHLSQFAEKFQEVKEAARLAREKSQDKTELTNPALSITSHQVLPSPIISSNGPGEDKLFRSQSADVEVTTEKERLKKMLSEGSVSEVQWEAEFFSLQDNNNKLVAALHEANANVDQWKKQLAAYQEETETLRQRVAELESQGTQDSSSENNKEELNQTLEELELLIKAKDEEIQMLKSQKCGRWETEGEREETLQKLQELETRNAELEQRLHLAEQSLAESLAEREKMQNEVTKVAEIMDVKIFELSEIRQGLAKLVESN